ATCAACCAGAAATGAAAAATTGACGGCCAGGCTGGGCACCCAGTTGAATGAGAGTATCGCGCTTTCGCCGGCGGCCACCCGTCCGGTGAGGCCAAGCAAGTATATCATCACACTTGCCGGCAGAATCGCCAGGACCCAGCCGGCAGCCGGATGATGCCAGATCGAGCCATGCTCGGCATGCGATTCCGCAGAGGGCGAATGATTGATTAGTCGCGGCATGGTCATCATCCGGTCGAATCAATGGTTTCAGGTTTCGATTGCGGCACTTCGGGCGGAAGCGTGACCGGCGCCTGCGGCCGCGGCCAGAGCAATGAAGCCACGACGGATATCAGTAAAATGGCAGCCACAACTCCCAGAGAAATACCTATTGGAATTTTATAAAAATCCACCAGCATCATTTTGGCGCCCACGAAAGCCAGAATGGCAGCGAGACCGTAGTTGAGATAGTGGAACAACGGCATGATGCCGGCCAGGGCAAAGTACAGCGAGCGCAGCCCCAGAATCGCAAAGACGTTGGAAGTATAAACGATGAAGGGATCCAGCGTAATCGCGAGAATCGCGGGAATAGAATCGACCGCAAAGATCAGATCGGTAGTTTCCACCAGCAGGAGTACGACGAACAGCGGCGTGGCAAAATAGCGCCCGGCTTGTTTCACGAAGAAATCGCCGCCGTGATAACGATCCGTGACGGGCATGAGCCTGCGGAACAGGCGCAACAACGGATTTTTCTCCGGATGAATTTCCTTGTCTTTTTGCCACGCCATTTTCACGCCGGTCAAAATGAGAAAAGCGCCGAAGACATAGATGATCCAGTGAAAACGCTCGATCAGCGCCACGCCGGAGGCGATGAAAATCGCGCGCATCACCAGCGCGCCGAGAATTCCCCAAAACAGCACTTTGTGTTGATAAAGAGCCGGCACGCCGAAATAGGCAAAAATCATGATGAAGACGAAGATGTTGTCAACGCTCAACGACTTCTCGATGAGATAGCCGGTGAGGAATTCGAGCGCGACCTTTTGGCCCTGCCAGA
This sequence is a window from Cytophagia bacterium CHB2. Protein-coding genes within it:
- a CDS encoding TerC family protein, with protein sequence MSNQILLWVGFNVFVLLMLALDLGVFHRKAHVVKTKEALLWSAVWIALALLFNLGIYFWQGQKVALEFLTGYLIEKSLSVDNIFVFIMIFAYFGVPALYQHKVLFWGILGALVMRAIFIASGVALIERFHWIIYVFGAFLILTGVKMAWQKDKEIHPEKNPLLRLFRRLMPVTDRYHGGDFFVKQAGRYFATPLFVVLLLVETTDLIFAVDSIPAILAITLDPFIVYTSNVFAILGLRSLYFALAGIMPLFHYLNYGLAAILAFVGAKMMLVDFYKIPIGISLGVVAAILLISVVASLLWPRPQAPVTLPPEVPQSKPETIDSTG